In Plasmodium vivax chromosome 14, whole genome shotgun sequence, the genomic window GGGCGTCTCTTCGCAGTGGCTTTGCGGATTCGGTTTATGGTGCCCCAAATTGGCGGCAATGCGTCTCTATTTTGGCGGCAGTTACGCCCCTACCTTTTTGCTACTCCGTGGAGGCGTGGCTTCCCTCCCCCACTTGCGAGTGCAACGCTCAAGCGGTGTTATTTCCGACTCGGGGAGAAACCATTTCGTCCCTCGAATGGATGTCACTATAGGCGAACATATGTACAACGCAGCCTGCCGAAGTGCCGCTATGGACGCGCTTTTCCCGTGGGGTGTAAAATCGCATACTGCAGGGGAGCAgcggagaagaggaaaaattgtTCAACCCAGTGTAGGAAGCACAACCAGTGGGTTATCTAACCAAAAGGTTAAAAATGAGAGTAggccattttaaaaaattatccctTTGGGAGAAAGCAAATagtgaaaaatgagaagaaaaaaaaaaaaaaaaatgcgcttcaccattttgtacGTTGCCGCGGTAACGACACCTTTCGGGGATCCGCGCGCCACCCGTTTGTGCATAATGcgtcaaaaaaaggggggcaaaaaagggggggaaataggGCGGAACAAAtagccaaaaggggaaagtacATGCAACGTTATATGCTCATTTGCCGCGCTTATTAGCTCCCTTCTGACaagcgcaaaatgaaaaaatagagaaagCATATAGCGAAGAAACAGCATTAAATTAAGAGGTTAAAAAACTCCCGTTAAAGCTCGCTGCCAACTTGCGCCGcgatttattttccccttttttctgtttaatttttaaaagccGCAACTGTGAAAAGGTATTGAAGCGAATGCGGGAAAATTTCCCCAGCGTGGGAGTTCTAATCAAAGCGTCAATAAAacgacataaaaaaaaaaaaaaaaaaactacgtCAGAACGGTATTGCGCAGGTTGCCACTGCGAGAAGAAAGAAACGAAGGAAAAATTTCTCCAGCACCCCCTGTGGATCGATTAGCTAAATATATAAAGCCAAATCGCTCTCGCCAAATAGAGAACAACCCAGGTGCGGGAAATATTATCCTATGCAAAAATAGCTAGTCAGTAAGGAAGAGGCTGTAATGAGCAGCCCCGCTTCGCTGTAAAAAAGTGTTCACTACGTGAGAGTTCCCCCTACGGGAAGCACAAGAAAAAGTGAGACAAGGAGCGGTGAAGGCGTTTTATGGGAGGGTAGCACTTAACATATATTTGGTGAGGAAACTTTGGGAGCgtatcttcatttttgcgtgGCTCTTCCTCCAAACGTAGGTAAAAACGTATAGAGCTATATAGGGACATTCCCAGGGGCACGGAAATATACTTGTAGGAAAAGGCTGCTTATGGGAGAGCATAAAATATTGCCACCAGAGCAGCAGAACAAAAATCGACGAGGAGAAGCGCGTATTTTTGCAGAGGGGGAAACGCGAAgaaggtagaaaaaaaaaaaaaggatcaacGGGGAGAGTATCAAGATGGACGAGCAGACTGAAGGGGTGGATGCTAAGAATGGGAAAGTGAAGGagggcgaagaagaagaagtggtcgaaaagggggaggtaGGTAGcgaagatgaggaggaaggaagcgaagatgaggaggaaggaagcgaaaagggggaggtaGGAAGCGAAGATGAAGATGCAGAAAGCGAAGATGAAGATGCAGAAAgcgaaaatgaggaggaaggaagCGAAGATGAGGATGCAGAAATCGAACGTGAGGAACCCCCCAAGAGGGACGGCCCGAACGACCACGACAGCAGCAGCGTCATCGACCGGAACACGCTGTGGAGTGACTTATACATCTCTAGGCCATTCCTAAAGGTGCTGTACGAGGGCAAATTCAACAACCCCACGTTTATCCAGCGAGATGTAATACCGCTAGCCctggaggggaaaagcatTTTAGCTAACTCCGAAACGGGTTCAGGAAAAACGCTAGCCTTCGTGTTGCCCATATTAGAAAGACTGCTGCACAGCccaaacataaaaatgagaagttATAACCCGAGGAGCGTATGCGTAACAAAGAGTTTAATACTTTTACCAACGAGGGAATTAGCCCTTCAATGCTACGACGTTGTTAAGAGCATGACGAAATACGTGTCAATTACTTATTCACTTTTCTGTGGAGGAATAGACGTAAAGCAACAGGAATATGAgtacaaaaagaagaaggacattttcatttgcacTCCGGGAAGGATCCTAGACTTACTATTAAACTCGTCTAGCGATTTTATAAACTACCTAGAAGTGGTGGTGTTCGATGAGGCTGACAAATTGTTGGAGCTGGGGTTTAAGGAGGAATGCTTAAAAGTGTTAGATGTATGTAAGTTTAAGAAgcagattttatttttttcagctaCGCTAACTAGGGATATCAAGGAGCTAGCGAATTTTTCTCTTAAGAACccaatttttatacaaagcGGAGTGGATAATAGAAAAGTAgatgcaaagggggaagttaTCCCCAGCTATGttagcaataaaaaaatcttaaagtcttttaaaatttcagaaaaattaaatcaagaatttgtaaatattgtAAATGAAAAGTATAGGAGAGCAGCCCTACTACATCTCTGCAGTAATGTGTATAAGAATCAtgccataattttttttaagacaaaaaaagagacaCATCTGATGTATTTAATCTTTTCCTTGTTTAATTTCAAATGCGCAGAGTTACATGGTTCGCTTACTCAGAAGAAGAGAATAGAatccattttgaaatttaaaaaaaatgaagtggactttttattatgtacCGAATTGGCTTCTAGAGGACTGGACATCGATCATATTCTCTACGTCATTAATTATAACTTACCCTCGAACGTTATTAAGTACGTCCATAGGATTGGAAGAACGGCAAGGATTGGGAAAGACGGTACGGCCAGTACTCTCTACAGACCTAATGAAAAAGCGGATGTGAAAAAGATCATTAAGGGGttgaaaaaaagcaaaaatgccAAAATATTTCGCAGGAACATATCCAGTGATAGCATTTCCCACTGGGATGATTTGcttaggaagaaaaaaaaaaaaattaaagaaatgataaaggaggaaaaggaaaacaaagaAATTGATAAAGCCACCAAGTCCAtagagaaaattaaaaacctCATTCAGTTTAAGGACGAAATTATGAGTAGGCCTCCCAGGGAGTGGTTCCTGACGAACAAGGAAAAGCTGCGCCTACGGAAGTTGAACATGAAGAGTGACATGTCGTGTGGGGACTCTGGTGGTGAAGACCATACTGGAGGGGGCAGCCCTCGTAAAAGTGACTCTGATAAGAAGGGCGCCCGTAAAAATGACACTGGTAAGCAACGCGCCCGTAAAAGGGACTCTGGTAAGCAGAACACCCGCAAggccaaaaggaaaagccgAAACAGCGATGAAGAGGACGACAGAAGCAAGCTCAAAAGTTATCGCTCCATTATAAGAGAGCTGAAGCTGAACGTGCTGGTGAACGGCAAGGGGAAACCGGACAAGTCGAAAAATGCCAAGGGGGTTAGGAAGAACTGGCAAAAGAATAAGAGCGGTAAAAGCGGCAAGAGCGGCAAGGGCGGCAAGAGCGGCAAGGGCGATAAGAACGAGGACAAGCCCCCCCGCAGCGCagttcaaaaaaaggaaaggaagatACAGAAAGTGATATATGATCTGCATTAGAATTGAACCCGTTGGTAGTGTTTGTGTGGCGCAACAATAGCGCGCTTCTTAGGAGAAGCCtcgtttttataatttgcaAAGGGGGCAAGGGTGAGAAGCATTACGTGCCTTTTTGAGATAGCTCGCTGGAGTTATTAGAGACGCCATGTTGCATTGCAACGTCTCACGAATTTGGCGTATTGCACCGTTTGGACCCCCCCGgtgagcagaaaaaatagtGACACATTAGTAGTTATAAGAACGCGCGAGACAGCAGCATATTTTGCACGGCTTTTatgcattttgtttttatattggGGGAACACCCATTTGTGAGGAATGTCAGTGTGTCCTTACCCCCCGTAGTTACTTCATAATAACAGTTGTCTTTCAATAACGAGGCGCTTTCGTTACGtatgtttcctttttccaccTGTAATAATTGGCAGTTCTTTTGCGTGATGTAATCAAAcagaagaattttttttttttttttttgttaaactgCAGCGCgatatgtgcatataaacAATTTTGACATAACTacgtttggaaaaaaatgaaaaaagggatgaAATGATACCCACATAaatatcccttttttaatttccactTACGGGAAAGGCGACGGTAGTcatcacattttaaatgaacTCCGTCCAccccttcaaaaaaaaaaagaaaaccattTTGCCTCATAACAATCATCTCAGCAGTAGGCGATATACATttcatatatgtgtgtataaaTGGTTGCTCATAAATTTGTTTGGTAGTCATGTGCTAAGATAAGAtgcgttttttcttccttcacgTAAATAACGTCTTGCGGTAGGacgaagggaaaaaataatcatttaaCTTCATTAcgtgcaggaaaaaaaatgatcatttctgtttctacatttttttagctACACCAAGGGGGCActatttttcgtttttctttccatggCCATAATGTATCCAAATGGACtagttcccttttttcatttctccgAAGTtgtatatgttcatatttttttttttaccaatttgCTTAACTTTGCAGTTTTaaaggagttttttttttctttcctttcatCGAGTTGTGCATACCGTTTTATGCCTGCCCCCAACTTTTGTGGTTTCCCGAGGGGGaacccccaaaaaaaggcacataaTTGTtcagctgttttttttgcattgACAGCATCACAAATTAACGAAGCGGCATTGTTGCAATGAACGCGTCCAGCCAGGGAATGCATACGATGTAATTCCCAGGTGGGGCAGAGGGGACAAATGCTCAGGcagaaatgtacaaaaagggaacataaACAAggttggggaaaaaaggaaaaaaaaatggaaggaagaattgggaggaaaaattgaaggaaaaattgaaggaaaaataggAAGGATAaataagaaggaaaaatattcacatttgtatatttttcccgtttgtaaattaaaataaggTGGGagaaatttcctttttttttcccttttttggagtCATAATAATGCCATTTGAGCATGGGGAGGCACAAATTGACCTGTAGGtgtcgaaaaggaaaaaaaaaaaaaaaaaggaaaatggaagagaaaaaagaaaagaaaaaagaaaaaaaaaagagcaaacgAGGAAGcaggtttattttttccttttaacaaCTTATATATGACCTTTTAGCgacatatatgcatttaaGCATATGTAGCATTTTGACGCTGTGGCGCTGAAATGGTACGCCATATATTACGTCACAGTTAAAAGGCATCGCATTTTTGATAATATGCCTACattaggggaaaaaagaaagtgagAAAGCAGTCCAGCAAGGAAACTGCTTCCCTATTAGGAAACGtgaagaggagaaggggagaaaaggtTCTTTCATTTCCCGTGAATGCAAGAAATAACTCGTTTTCTTCAGCCCAGTTGATTTTTGGTCCATAACTCTGTTAATTTTTGCAGCCCAAAATAGGGAACACGAAACAAGTAGGGGGAGGAGTACCTTTATAAAACGTTAATATATGCGAATTTTTgcatagggaaaaaaaaagaaaaagtttgAAAAGGCCACATTGTATTTACAAGAATAACGGAAGTGCTTATACAAAACTTCGTACGACAAAGGAGAAAAtcccaaggggggaggaaaaagggaGTATTGCTGGTTTCcacgccattttttttttcctacctcTTCCGGGGAATGTGCC contains:
- a CDS encoding DEAD/DEAH box helicase, putative (encoded by transcript PVX_101465A); its protein translation is MDEQTEGVDAKNGKVKEGEEEEVVEKGEVGSEDEEEGSEDEEEGSEKGEVGSEDEDAESEDEDAESENEEEGSEDEDAEIEREEPPKRDGPNDHDSSSVIDRNTLWSDLYISRPFLKVLYEGKFNNPTFIQRDVIPLALEGKSILANSETGSGKTLAFVLPILERLLHSPNIKMRSYNPRSVCVTKSLILLPTRELALQCYDVVKSMTKYVSITYSLFCGGIDVKQQEYEYKKKKDIFICTPGRILDLLLNSSSDFINYLEVVVFDEADKLLELGFKEECLKVLDVCKFKKQILFFSATLTRDIKELANFSLKNPIFIQSGVDNRKVDAKGEVIPSYVSNKKILKSFKISEKLNQEFVNIVNEKYRRAALLHLCSNVYKNHAIIFFKTKKETHLMYLIFSLFNFKCAELHGSLTQKKRIESILKFKKNEVDFLLCTELASRGLDIDHILYVINYNLPSNVIKYVHRIGRTARIGKDGTASTLYRPNEKADVKKIIKGLKKSKNAKIFRRNISSDSISHWDDLLRKKKKKIKEMIKEEKENKEIDKATKSIEKIKNLIQFKDEIMSRPPREWFLTNKEKLRLRKLNMKSDMSCGDSGGEDHTGGGSPRKSDSDKKGARKNDTGKQRARKRDSGKQNTRKAKRKSRNSDEEDDRSKLKSYRSIIRELKLNVLVNGKGKPDKSKNAKGVRKNWQKNKSGKSGKSGKGGKSGKGDKNEDKPPRSAVQKKERKIQKVIYDLH